The Candidatus Hinthialibacter antarcticus genome includes a region encoding these proteins:
- a CDS encoding glycosyltransferase family 2 protein: MTATKPRLSIVTPCFNAAKTIHTVVESIQRQNCSGVEHIIVDGGSTDGTRDILKEYDGVVLIFEADDGPYDAINKGFAIAQGEILAWLNADDFYLPYTLSAVLDIFETFPDIEWLTSQFPMFADRDGVIVASEKTAGFNQNRALFPDAIQFRQDRTVHAAMQQESTFWRRSLWQRAGAKLNTTYTLAADFELWLRFWQHAEVYALAAPLGCFRWTDEQRSNVHWQEYENQINQILAAHGGGSASVAKTFARRIALLFRGAPQVLLEHCWFAAKTNHVCYNRDMKTWSIKPRYSVIP, from the coding sequence ATGACAGCCACCAAGCCGCGCCTTAGTATTGTTACGCCATGCTTTAATGCCGCGAAAACGATTCATACAGTCGTCGAAAGTATTCAGCGGCAAAATTGCAGCGGCGTCGAGCATATTATTGTTGATGGCGGTTCTACTGATGGGACGCGAGATATCCTTAAAGAATATGACGGCGTGGTGTTGATTTTTGAGGCGGACGACGGCCCGTACGATGCAATCAACAAGGGATTTGCGATAGCGCAAGGCGAAATTCTCGCTTGGCTAAATGCCGATGACTTTTATTTGCCTTACACGCTGTCTGCTGTGTTGGATATCTTTGAGACGTTTCCTGATATTGAGTGGCTAACATCGCAATTTCCCATGTTTGCTGATCGAGACGGCGTGATTGTCGCCTCCGAAAAAACAGCGGGATTTAATCAAAACCGCGCTCTGTTTCCCGACGCAATTCAGTTTCGTCAGGATAGAACGGTGCATGCCGCGATGCAGCAGGAATCGACCTTTTGGCGGCGTTCACTGTGGCAGCGCGCGGGCGCCAAATTAAACACAACTTATACGTTAGCGGCTGACTTTGAATTATGGCTCCGGTTTTGGCAGCACGCCGAAGTGTATGCGCTTGCTGCTCCATTGGGGTGTTTTCGTTGGACGGATGAACAACGCAGCAACGTCCATTGGCAGGAATATGAAAATCAGATCAACCAAATACTCGCAGCGCACGGCGGCGGATCAGCCAGCGTCGCAAAGACGTTTGCTCGCCGCATCGCTTTATTATTTCGGGGCGCGCCCCAAGTGCTATTGGAACACTGTTGGTTTGCTGCAAAGACAAACCATGTATGTTACAACCGCGATATGAAAACGTGGTCAATTAAGCCGCGCTATTCTGTAATCCCATAA